The segment GGAGTTGGAGGAATCCCGGCGTTTCTGTCCATGAGAGGAGATAAGATATTAGTGTATCTTGTATGCATTCTGCTTGATATGGTGCTGGCTTTTGGAATTACGGTAATTCTGTCAAAAACGAAGCTGAAAAATTACGGAACCCGTTAGACGGAGTGGAAGACAGCGGACAGGAAGGATTCAGGAAAGGAAGAACAGAAAATGGAACTCAATTTAGGAGATAAGGTGGTCTATCAGATTTATCCGAAGTCCTTCAGGGATTCAGACGGAGACGGGATCGGGGATCTGAGAGGCGTGACGGAAAAGCTGGACTATCTGGAGGAGCTGGGAGTGGATTATCTGTGGCTGACTCCGTTTTTCCCCTCTCTGCAGTATGACAATGGGTATGATATTACGGATTACAGGGGCATTGATCCCATGTATGGAACCATGGACGATTTCGATGAACTGGTGAGTGAGGCAGGAAAGAGGGGGATCAGCCTGATGGTGGACATGGTATTCAACCACTGCTCCACTAAGCATGAATGGTTTCAGAGGGCGCTCCAGGGCGATCCCTACTACAGGGATTTTTTCATTATCAAAAAGGGAACGAAGGAGGGACTCCCTCCTACCAACTGGACCTCTAAATTCGGGGGAAGCGCCTGGGGATACCTGCCCCGGACAGACGAGTATTATCTTCACCTGTTTCATGTGAGCCAGGCGGATCTGAACTGGGAAAACCCCAATGTCCGCCGGGAGCTCTATGATGTGGTAAACTTCTGGATTGAGAAGGGTGTGAAGGGCTTCCGCTTTGATGTGATTAATCTGATCTCAAAGCCTGCGATCTATGAGGACGATCTCGAGGGGGACGGCCACCGGTTTTACACAGACGGGGCGAGAATCCATGAATTTCTCCATGAGCTGAACCGTGAGACCTTTGGCCCCCACGAGGATATTATCACCGTTGGGGAGATGGCGTCCAGCGATCTTCCCAACAGTATCCGCTATTCCAGACGGGAAGAGCAGGAGCTTTCCATGATCTTTGATTTCCATCACCTGAAAATCGACTACCCCTCAGGCAACAAGTGGGAGGTTCAGCCCTTCCGGTTTCACGATCTGAAGAAGAATCTGTTTGAATGGCAGGAAGGGATGGAACAGGGAGGGGGATGGAACGCTCTGTTCTGGGACAACCACGATCAGCCGAGAATCGTCTCACGGCTGGGAGACGAGGGCTCCTTAAGAAAACAGTCGGCTAAAATGCTGGCCACAGCCCTTCATGGCCTGCGGGGAACGCCCTACATTTACCAGGGAGAGGAGATCGGGATGACCAATGCCGGTTTTACAGAGATTGGCCAGTACCGCGATATCGAGACGCTGAACGTATTCCAGGAGCTGAGGCTAAAGGGAAAAACATCAGAGCAGATCTATGAAAGCCTCAGAAAAAAATCCAGGGACAACGCGAGAACACCCATGCAGTGGGACAGCACAAAAAACGGAGGTTTCACATCAGGAACTCCGTGGATCAGCGTCAACAAAAATTTCCGGGAGATTAATACAGAGGATCGGGAAAAGCCAGATTCTGTTTTTCAGTATTACAGAAAGCTGATTGAGCTGAGAAAACAGCTTCCGGTTCTTTCCAGAGGCCGTTTTGAAGCCCTTCTCAGGGATGACGCTCGGATTCTGGCCTACAGGAGGGTACTGGAGGAAAACGGGAAGACAGAGATCTATGTGGTCTGCAATTTCTTCCGGGAGGAGGCAGAGCTTCCGGCCGGGCTTATACCAGAAGGGGCAAGGCTGCTGCTTGGAAACTATGAGGCAGATACCAAAAAGCCTCAGGAAGAGGAATTGCAGACTGGCGGGAAGGGCCTTTGCGCAGCTGCGGCAGGAAAAAGGCTCAGGCCCTATGAGTGCTTTATCGCGCTGGCTGAGGGGTAGAGAAGGCCGGCAGGGGATAGGAGGAGACCCTGACTGTCTGATTGTCAAGCCCTGGCATTCAGGTTATAATAATACCGAATCATATGGAATGGCTGCGAAGGCCTTTGACCGGCAGAAATATGGAAAGCCGGAAGAAAAAGCAGGCGGCAGCCGGTATGAAACGGAGAACAGACACCATGCGCGTAATGATTATCAGCCACGACAGAGCCACAATCCGCGCTCTGAAAATAGCCCTCGGGAAAAAAACGGAAGATATCTCGGAGATCGCCTCGGCCTACAGCCGGGAGCAGATTCTGTCTCTGACTAAAAGAGAGGAGTTCGACCTTCTGATCTGCGATGCAGACATGCCGGGGGAGAAAGGAGTCGAGGCCCTCAGGGAGCTGAGACAGAAGAAGTACAGAGGAGGCATAATCCTCATCAGCAGTCAGTGCAGCCCGAAAATGACCAGGGAAGCCCTTCGCCTGGAGGCCGGCGATTTCCTTTTAAAGCCTGTGGAGGCGGCAGAACTCTGGGAGGCAGCCAGAGGAGTGATCAAAAGGTATAAGGAGAAGCAGGAGGAAGAGCTTAAAAGAGACTACGGGGACTGCTGGATGGAGAACCACATGGCCATCAAGGAGCTGTTCTGGAAGGATGTCTGCCTGGGAAGGGTCAGAAACGATCCGGAAACCATCAGCAGGAAGGCTCAGGGATGCAACATCCGCCTGGACGAGGACGCGCGCTGCCGCATGGTACTTATTACAATAAAAAATGTGGAAGAGGTACAGAAGCGCTGGGGGGAGGAACTGTGCCAGGCAGCCATCCAGAACCTGGCCAAGGGGATCGTAAAGGGGAATGTCCAGACCAGCCAGGTCATTGTGATCTACACCAGGGTGGTTGTGCTCCTGGATGAAAGGGAGGGGGAACGGTTCCGGGAAGTGGGCCCCCGTCTGGTTGAGCGCTGTCAGGAGATGCTTGGCGCACAGATCCTCTGCTATGTAAGTGAAAACATTTTCTGCGAGGAGATGGAAAAGACGTATTCCGGGCTTCTCAGGTTCAGCAAGGATGATGTGCTCTGCCAGGAGAGCATTCAGTATGTGAAAAAAGAGCAGATATGCGGCGAGAGCGGGGAGAAGCAGTGGAAGGAGAGGGTGATCCTGCCATCTGACTGGGGAGAGATGATTTTTGCAGGGCAGACCGACCGGCTGCTGGAGAAGCTCAGGCGGTTTCTGGTGGAACAGGCAAAGAAAAAGCGGCTGGATGAGATGAGCTTCCGGATTCTTCAGCAGGATCTGCTTCAGCTGTTTTTTGCCTGTATGGAGTACAGGGAGCTGAAGGCACACCAGCTGTTTGAAGATCCGGAGATCTATAAATATTATCAGACTGCCTGCTATTCCATCGACGGAATGTGCAGCTGGATCAGACGGTGCATGGAGCTGATGAACCGCCTGTCCTTCCCGGAGGGAAGCGGCAGAGGGGAGGAGATGGCGGGACGCATAAAAGGCCTCATCAAGGAAAATCTGAAATCCGGTATCAGCCGGAGGGAGATTGCGGAAAAGCTGAACCTGAATCCTGATTATGTAAATCGATTGTTTAAGAGTGAAACAGGGATGACGGTCAAGGAGTACGCCATCAAAAAGAGGATGAAGCAGGCTGAACACCTGCTGAAGCACTCTGATCTTGCAGTCAGCGCAGTCGCCGCCGAGGTAGGCTATGATAATTTTTCCCATTTTATCCGCATGTTCAGGAAGGAAACGGGATATACTCCCAAGCAGTACAGAAAAAAATTCCGGGAAATAAACGTCGAAAAAACATAATAAAGTCCAGAAAGTGCTATTTATATTTCGAAAACGTAAATATAAATAGCATTTTTTTATGGCTTTTGTAAAATTGAACGGAGAAAAAAGTCGGAAAAACGGCAAAACTTGTCGGAAGAGAGAAAGACGCAACGGGAAAATTTCAATATAATTGGAGCAGAATATATGAAGAGAGGGAAAGCAGTATGGAACAGAGGCGTTCAAAGATACGGCTGGTTGTCAGCGATGTAGACGGAACCCTGGTGGGGAACGACTGCGTGATGGAAGAGGGCATGAAAGAGCTTTCCAGACTTCTCAGAGAACAAGGCATTGCCTTTACACTTGCCAGCGGAAGGCCGGTGGGGATGATGAGACAGTATATGGAAGCCCTTGATATCACCCTTCCTGTGATTGCCTCAAACGGGGCCGCAGGGTATGAGAAAGGAGCTTTCATCTGGAAGGAGATTCTTCCCGGCAGAGCAGTCCGGACAGTAGCCGAAGAGGCAGACAGACTGGGCCTGGCAGTTTTTCTCAACGACGGGATCACGGAGGGCGTTTACCGCCAGAATGACTACACCCGCAGGCAGACGGAAAAAACGGGGCTCTACGAAACAGTGATTCATCCGGAGGGAGATGAGTGGGAGACAATAGAGCTTCAGAAGCTCATGATCATTGATCCGGACAGCCCGGGCAGATGTGATGAGTTAAGAGAGCTTTTAAAGGAGCGGGAAAATGGAATTTATGTAGTCCGGTACGATGACCGCTGCTTTGAGGCCATGCCTGAGGGGTGCAGCAAGGGAAGCGGCATCAGGCGGCTGGCGGACTACCTCGGGATTCATCCGGGGGAGATTCTGGCAGTAGGTGACAATATCAATGATCTGGACATGTTTGAGGCCGCAGGATGGAGCGCCGCTGTGGGAAATGCCGCAGAGGAATTGAAAAAGAGGGCAGACTATGTCTGCCGGGGCGAAACCGTTCAGGGCGTCATTGAGGCGGTCAGACATTTTATTCTGGAGGGAAAATGCGGTGAAAAAACCTATATTGAAAAAGGCTGAGCCTTATCTTTGGCTTCTGCCGGCGTTTATACTGTTTGCTGTATTTACATTTTATCCGTTTCTTGTGACTGCATTTAAGAGTCTGTTTATCGTAGATTCTTTCGGTCATCTGAAGCGGTTTGTGGGACTGGAAAATTATGCGTATATTTTTGAGGACAAGGTGTTTGTGAAATCCATCATCAACACTCTGATCTTCACGCTGCTGACAGTGCCCACATCGAAGATTCTGGGACTTCTGCTGGCGCTTTTAGCCAATAAGAGGCGCAAAACCTCTGCTTTTTACGAGGCGTCCTTTGCTGTTCCCATGGCGATGGCATCTTCTGTGACAGCGATGATTTTCCAGCTTCTCTACGTGCCGTCCCTGGGCCTGATCAACGGTGTTTTCGGACTGGATATCCAGTGGCTCAACGATCCGAAGTTTGCGCTGCTGTCCATTTCCATTGTCCAGATCTGGCTGTCAACGGGATATGCCTTTATCTTCCTTCTGTCGGCTGTCAGAGGAATTTCACCGGATATTATAGAGAGCGCTTCCCTGGAGGGAGCTTCGCCGCTTCAGATGATTTTTAAAATCTATCTGCCGCTGACCTCTCCCACCATGTTTTATCTGATTATCACGGATATTTCCTTCAGCGTTATGATGATGAGCCTTTCCAACGTGCTTACAAACGGAGGGCCTCAGAACTCTACGATCACCATGATGCAGTATATTTACAAGCAGATTGCGGGAACAGCCAATTATACAAATGCAAATCCGGCGGCTATCGTGGCATTTCTGATAGCCTTTGCAGCCACTATGGCAGGCTTTGCATGGGAGAAGAAAGGAGTGCACTATCAATGAAAAAGAAGACTCTGTGGGATATTTCAGTTCAGGCTGTCTGTATCCTGTGCGCCCTTTTGATCCTGTTTCCGATTCTCTATGCCTGTTCTGTTTCCTTTATGGAGCAGAAGGACGTGCTCTCATCGCCGCCGAACCTGTTTCCGCCCAAGGTAACTCTTGAGAACTACAGAACGGCGTTTTCCAGAACCATGCTGCTCCGGTACATGCTCAATTCCTTTATTGTGGCCTCTGTCTGCAGCGTGACCAGGATGGTAACAGCCACCATGGCGGCCTTTGCCTTCTCATTTTTTGAGTTTAAGGGAAAGAAAATTCTGTTTGCCCTGACTATGGCAACGATTATGATTCCGCCGGATGTGCTGATTGTGTCAAACTTTACGACGATCAGCCGCATGGGACTCATCAATACTTATGCGGGTATGTGCTCGATCTTTCTGGTGTCTGCCACCAACGTCTTCCTGCTCAGGCAGTTTTATCTGTCCTTTGTGAAATCTCTGAAGGAGGCGGCCTATGTGGACGGATGCGGAAATGTGAGATTCTTTCTCTGGGTGCTGCTTCCGGCCAGCAAACCGATTATGGTAACTGTGTTCCTCTCCTCCTTTGTAAGTGTGTGGAACCAGTATGTGTGGCCCATGCTTGTCACCAACCAGAATGAGATGCGCACCATCCAGGTGGGAATTACCATGTTAAAGGACAGGGAGTCAGCAGTATTCGGCCCTGTCATGGCAGGCGTTATCATAGCGCTTCTGCCGACGGTTCTGCTGTTCGTGCTCTTCCAGAGGAAGATTGTCAGCGGAATGATGAGCGGAGCTGTAAAGGAGTAAATTTATATAACCATTATAAGGAGGATAAAAGTATGAAGTTAAAGAAGATGGCGGCAGCGCTCGCAGCGGGAACTGCTCTTTTAAGCCTGACCGGCTGCGGTGCAGGAGCCGGCGGCAATTCTGAGGGAGGCTCTCCGGTAGGAGCTGTCAGCGAGGATGGAACCAGGGAGGTCGTGTTCTGGCATTCCATGGACGGAGTGTATGCAGAGATCACACAGAAGCAGGTGGATCAGTTCAATGAGACCATCGGAAAAGAAAAGAAGATCCATGTAACCCCGGTATTTCAGAACTGGCCGGGAACAGAGGCGCTGACGGCAGCCATGTCCACTGACGATGTGGAAAATATGCCGGATGTGATTCAGCTTTACGGAGAGCACGTAAGCCTTGTAAGGGACTATGACCGTCTTGTGTGGGCTGAGGATATGCTCTCCAAAGAGGGAAATTCCGTGGCAAAGGAGGATCTGATTTCCAATGCAGTCTCTTCCTTTGAAATCGACGACAGGCTTGCAGGCGTGCCGTGGAGTGTTTCCACCCTCCTTCTCTACTACAATCAGGACTATCTGGATCAGATAGGAGCCCAGGTTCCGGCCACCATCGATGAGATGGCCTCCATTCTGGGAACTCTCAAGGATGAGACAGATGCGCAGTACGGACTGAACGTGAGAGTCAGCCTGTTTGAGCTGGGCAACTGGATCGCAACTCAGGGACAGGGTACCTACCTGGGAGACAATGAGAGCGGACACAGCGGAAAAATGAAATCCATGGCCTGCGAGGAGGCCCTGGAAGCCTTCCTCACAGAGTGGCAGAAGGTGGTAGACACAGGAGCCTACAAGCCTACCAATGACTCTATCAACGAGGAGTTTGCCCAGGGACTGAACGCCATGGCGATTATGAGCAGCTCCAGAATCCCGACAATCAAGGAACTGGTGGGAGACAGCTTCAACTGGGGAGTGGCTCCTATTCCGGTGGTAAACAGCACCGATGACGGCGGAGCTTATCCCAGCGGTTCAGGACTTTTCCTCTTAAACAGGGGAGACGAGGAGACCGTAAATGCAGCATGGGAATTTGAGCAGTATATGATCTCACCGGAGGCTCAGGCTATGTGGCTGGACGGCGCAGGCTACATTCCGGTCAACAAAAACTCATCAGAGCTTGAGAGCTGCCAGAAGGCTATGGAAGAGACTCCTCAGCTTGCCGTTCCGGGCGAGGTGCTCATGGGAACCAGCGAGAATGTAGTTGCTCCGTTTGTGCCGAACTCTGACGGCGTAGACACTGTGATCAAGGATGCCATGCTGATGTTTGGAAACGGGGAGGCGTCCGTGGAGGATACAAAGACAGCGATTATTGACGGCTGCAACCAGATTTTCAATGACTACTACCGTGCAAACGGGGAATAGAGACGGCAGGAAAACAGATTAGATGAAAAAAGGAATGACTGACACAAATCAATACGGGAAGGCCGTTCAGAAACAAAAGGCAGAATCAGCCATTCAGAAGAAGGTGATCATTGACACGGATCCCAGTGCTGACGACGCCATAGCGCTGATGCTTGCGCTGGCGTCGCCGGAGCTTCAGGTCCTTGGAATGACAGCCGCTTATGGCGTGTGCGACTCCGACAGAAGCATCAGAAACATTATGAAGATACAGGAGCTGTGCGAAAGGCCGGAGATTCCGGCTGTGCAGGGGGCGAAAGCCCCCCTTTCACGCCCTATGGAGTTTGATGATGCCTACTGCGGGCCGGACGGGCTGTCCTGCACGGGGCTTTCGGAACCGGAGAAAAGCCCGGAGAAAACAGAGGCCTTCCGCTGGATGGGAGATATGATAAAGGCCCATCCCGGGGAGGTTTTTATTATTTCTATGGCCCCCATGACGAACCTGGCTCTGATGCTGCAGAATGCCCCTGAAACGGCAGGGCTGACGGCAGGGATTTTCACGATTTCGGGAGGATATGGACTGAATCCCGACCATGGAAGGTTAAACCCGAGACCGGAGTGGAACATCGCCCAGGATCCGGAGGCGGCCTCTGCAGTGTTTGGCTCAGGGATCCCCATCACGGCTGCCGGCCTTGATGTAACCTCACGCCTGGAGGACTCTATGATGGACCGCCTTTTATCAGAGGCAGGAGAGGGAAAAAAGACAGACTTTCTGAGACAGGCTGTGCAGTTTAATCTGGAGCATGGCTTAAATCCCTCAAGCCTTCTCGTAGACAGCGCGGCGGTGGCTCTCACAGCCTTCCCTGACATGGCAAAAACTGCCCGGGGAGGCGTTCTGGTGGAGACAAAGGGGGAATATACGACAGGGCAGACCCTGTTCGGCAACAGCGGGCGTTTTAAAGCGCTCCCGCAGAATGTAAGCGCAGCCTGGGAATATGACTGGAACCGGCTTATCAGACTTCTCACAGAAAGGGTATTTATATGAAATTATCTACATCTACAAATATCGTATTTGAAAGGCCGGACAAGAGCATCATGCCGATGGAGGACATGATGGAGATGGCCTTTGCGGCCGGCTTTGATACCTTTGACATCAGCTTCTATGACTGGTCTCTGCCCCACTCCCCGTTTCTGACTGACGGGTGGGAGCGGTGGCTGGCAGGGATTGAGAGAAAGAAGGATGAACTGGGAGTAACCTTTGGCCAGTGTCATGCCTACACCTATAACTTCTGCGCAGAAATGACAGAGAGCGAGAGAAGGCGCCATGAAGAACTGACAGAGCGCTCTGTCTACTGCTGCGCCGCCCTGGGCTCCAGACTCTGTGTGACACACCCGGAAACAGACTTTGACAGCCCTGCCCTGGTACAGTCCTCAAAGGAAAAAAATATCGCCTATTTCAGAGAGCTTTTAAGGAAAACGGAGCAGTACCATATGGCCTTTGCTGTGGAAAACATGTGCGATTATGCCATTGCACCAAGGCGGAAATACGGCGTGACTCCCGAGGAGCTGGTGGACTTTGTGACAGATTTCGGTGATGAGAGGATGGGTATCTGCTGGGATTTTGAACATGCAGATATTATGAAACAGGATCAGAGAAAATCCCTTCTCTATATCGGAAAGCATTTAAAGGCCACTCATGTTTCTGATACCCACAGCATGACCGATCCGGATCTGATGCATGTTCTTCCCCTCTTCGGGACTGTGGACTGGAAGACAGCGGTGGAGACATTAAAGGAGATCGGCTATGAGGGGTATTTCAGCTTTGAAGTCAATAATTACGGAAATTATTTTCCTGACAGGCTTCTCCCCACAGCCCTGAAGCTGGCCTACGAGGTGGGAGAATACCTGATGGGGCTGTAGGCGGATGCCAGACGCTTCCCCGCCCGCTTTAAGCGGACAAGAAGCGTCTGGCGTCCGCCTTATGAAGATTAGAACAGGAAAACTCTTATGAAAGCACGCTTTCAACGCATTTTCCTGTCCTAATCTTCGCATGGCTGAATGTTGCAATATTTTTCTTCTGCCGGCGGAAACCAGTTGACGAATGGAAAAAGCCATTATATGATAGACCTTGACTAATATCAGCCAGTCAGAGAGGAAAGCGGCAGGCGTTCTGCCGCTTTCGCATATAAAGGAGTAAAGCTATGAATGAAATGCAGGATTCAAAATTCAGCCTGTCCAAAACTCTGTTCAGGGTTCTTCAGGGGGCTTTGATAGGCCTGGGCGCAGTGCTGCCGGGCATATCGGGAGGCGTTCTGAGCGTTATTTTCGGAATCTATAAACCGATCATGGAGCTGCTCTCCAACCCCTTCGCAAACTTTAAGACACACGTTCCGAAGCTGCTCCCCGTGTTTATCGGAGGCGGCATCGGATTTCTGGGGATCGCCAATGTGCTGTCATTTTTCCTGGAAAAATACCCGGCGCCGTCGGTGTGCCTCTTCATCGGTCTGATCACAGGCATGCTTCCGTCCCTGTTTCGCGAGGCGGGAGAGCAGGGAAGAAGCAGAGCGTCCTATGTGTCCATGATTGTGTGCATGTGCGCGATCTTTGCGCTTCTCATCGGACTTAAGATGACCAGTGTGGAAATCAGCCCGAACTTCTTCTGGTATCTGTTCTGCGGCTTCTGCCTGGCTCTCAGCGTGATTGCTCCTGGAATGAGCTTTTCCACCCTCCTGATGCCTTTAGGGCTCTATACCCCCTTTGTGGACGGCATCGGACACTTTGACCTGGGAATCCTCATCCCAGGAGGAATCGGTGCGCTGGTGACTGTGATCGCCCTCGCAAAAGCCATCAACACTCTGTTTGACAGACACTATTCTGTGGCCTTCCATGGAATTATCGGAATAGTCATAGCGGCGACGATTATGACAGTCCCTGTGGACGGTTTTATCACAGTGGCCCAGAGCGCAGTAAATGTGGTCTGCTTCGTGGTGGGAATTTTTGCAGCCCTGGCCCTGGATAAGTTCAACAGCAGGGTAAGTGTGGAGTAGGGCGCAGAGAGGTAAGCGGCGCCCAAACAGGATGGAGGATGGGAGGACAGTAACGGTTTCGCTTTATCTGGCGGATCGGATTTCGTTTGATTTAGGAAAAGAATAAAGAGAGTTCAGTACAGGCGGGAAGCAGACATAATGCCAGCCTGTACTTTTTTGTTTTTTAATAAAGCAGGAACTGCCGTGTTTTATTAAGAGTAATAGTGTTCTATCCGGTTTGTATCCTATATGCCGAATCGAAAAAAACCTTCTGAACGTAAGTCAGAAAACATGAGTTTCAGAATAACTTCAAAAAGAAAAAAGCAGCTGCTTAAGTATCAGACAAGATTTTTCATCATTTTTCGCAGTTATTTCCTATAAAATGATATAAAATATAAAATTGTCGAATATAGACGATAAAATAGCAGAAAAACAGTTGAACATCCAGTACAAACGGGATATACTGAAAGAAACGTGGGAAGGGGGAGTTATTTTGATTAAACGGGAAACTTATATGAGACGTATTCGTCCATTTATTGGAAATGAGCTGATTAAGGTTATGACTGGTATCCGGCGGGCCGGTAAATCGGTAATGCTGGAATTGATTCAGGAGGAACTGATTTGTTCTGGTGTAACGCCAGAGCATTTTATTTCTATTAATTTTGAAGATTTGAGATATATGCGTCTTCTGGATGCCATGGCACTGCATGAAGAAATTCTGAGACGGGCAGAGCAGATAGAAGGAAAGGTTTATCTGTTTTTTGATGAAATACAGGAAGTGACGGATTGGGAAAAATGTATCAATTCTTTCAGAGTCTCATTGAACTGTGATATTTATATTACCGGTTCCAATGCAAAACTTTTATCAGGGGAGTTTGCAACATATCTGGGCGGACGATATGTGGAGTTTGTTATTTATCCCTTCTCTTTTTCAGAATTTCTTGAATTATATCATACAATGGATCCAGCTGCTTCCGTACAGCAGTGCTTTAAGAGTTATCTTCTGGTGGGCGGTATGCCATATCTTTCCAATATCCGTTACGAAGAAGAACCGGCGAAACAGTACCTGACGGATCTGTTCCATTCAGTTCAGCTGAAAGATATCGTAAAGAGGAACAAGGTTCGGGATGTGGATTTACTGGAACGGGTAATGGCATATGTAATGGCAAATATAGGAACCGTTTTTTCGGCATCTTCTCTGACAAAATTTCTCAAAAATGAGCATCGGACCACATCAACAGATACAGTACTTAACTATATAAAATACTGCTGTGACTCCTATCTGTTTTATCAGGTGAAGCGGGAGGATTTACAGGGAAAGCAGATTCTGGCGACCAATGAAAAATATTATATTGCAGACCATGGGATCCGGGAAGCTGTGTACGGGGGAAACATGCGGGACATTAACCTGGTTCTTGAAAATATAGTGTACCTGGAACTTCTGCGCCGCGGATATAAGGTAACAGTCGGGAAAGTTGGAGAAAAGGAAATAGACTTTGTCTGTGACAGGAGAGGTGAAAAACTTTATATCCAGGTAGCTTATCTGCTGGCAGATGAAAGTACAGTAAAGCGGGAATTTGGAGTATATGATTCCATTCGGGATAATTTCCCGAAATATGTAGTCACAATGGATGAACTGGACATGAGCCGGAATGGGATTAAACATCGGAATATTCGGGATTTTTTAATGGAAAGCGAATGGGATTAGGGATTAAGGGTGAGAGGCCGGATAAGGAAGCCTTTCACCCTTATTTTATATATTATTCAGAACTGTATTCTTTACGCAGGTCTTAAGGACGCTGTTATGGGTTATGAGTTGAGAAATTGCCTGATTTGGGAGTTGTTATCCCGGTCGGGAGAGAGGAGGGAAAACAATGGGAAATCTGTATGGCTATATTCGTGTCAGTACCAGAGAACAGAATGGGGACAGGCAGATTCTTGCATTGAAAGAGCTGTTTATCCCGGAGAAAAACCTTTTTATGGATACCCGCCGAGGCAAAGACCTGATGGGAACGTTTTTAAGCGATATTGTCCTGCAGGTGCTATCCCTTGTGGCAGAGAATGAGCGTATCAATATACGGCAGCGTCAGGCAGAAGGAATCGCTGCCGCCAAAGCCAGGGGCATTCGTTTTGGAAGACCCCCAGCGCCTTTACCGGAAAACTTTCATCACCTGTATCACCAATGGAAAAACGGAAAAATTACTGGAAAAACTGCTGCGAAACTATGCGGGATGCCGCTTTCCACCTTCCGCTACCGGGCAGAGATTTATGAAAAAAACAATTTTTTGTAAACAGATGTTTTACAAAAACACATATTTATTATATCAACTGCAGGAGGTCATTTTTTATGATGGGAAAGCAAAGTGGACAAATCCAGATGGTAATCTTAGACATAGATTCTATAATTCCAGAGGATCATCTTCTGAGACAGATAAAAACTGTGTAAATTTTGACTTTATGTACGAAAAGACAGTCCCCTATTATTCTCATGTTGGCAGAAGATCTATTGCCCCCGTTGTTCTGATGAAAATGCTGCTAATTGGTTATCTTTATGGGATCAAACCAGATCGGAGACTTGAGGAGGA is part of the Clostridium sp. M62/1 genome and harbors:
- a CDS encoding DUF368 domain-containing protein — translated: MNEMQDSKFSLSKTLFRVLQGALIGLGAVLPGISGGVLSVIFGIYKPIMELLSNPFANFKTHVPKLLPVFIGGGIGFLGIANVLSFFLEKYPAPSVCLFIGLITGMLPSLFREAGEQGRSRASYVSMIVCMCAIFALLIGLKMTSVEISPNFFWYLFCGFCLALSVIAPGMSFSTLLMPLGLYTPFVDGIGHFDLGILIPGGIGALVTVIALAKAINTLFDRHYSVAFHGIIGIVIAATIMTVPVDGFITVAQSAVNVVCFVVGIFAALALDKFNSRVSVE
- a CDS encoding nucleoside hydrolase, producing MKKGMTDTNQYGKAVQKQKAESAIQKKVIIDTDPSADDAIALMLALASPELQVLGMTAAYGVCDSDRSIRNIMKIQELCERPEIPAVQGAKAPLSRPMEFDDAYCGPDGLSCTGLSEPEKSPEKTEAFRWMGDMIKAHPGEVFIISMAPMTNLALMLQNAPETAGLTAGIFTISGGYGLNPDHGRLNPRPEWNIAQDPEAASAVFGSGIPITAAGLDVTSRLEDSMMDRLLSEAGEGKKTDFLRQAVQFNLEHGLNPSSLLVDSAAVALTAFPDMAKTARGGVLVETKGEYTTGQTLFGNSGRFKALPQNVSAAWEYDWNRLIRLLTERVFI
- a CDS encoding ATP-binding protein, translating into MIKRETYMRRIRPFIGNELIKVMTGIRRAGKSVMLELIQEELICSGVTPEHFISINFEDLRYMRLLDAMALHEEILRRAEQIEGKVYLFFDEIQEVTDWEKCINSFRVSLNCDIYITGSNAKLLSGEFATYLGGRYVEFVIYPFSFSEFLELYHTMDPAASVQQCFKSYLLVGGMPYLSNIRYEEEPAKQYLTDLFHSVQLKDIVKRNKVRDVDLLERVMAYVMANIGTVFSASSLTKFLKNEHRTTSTDTVLNYIKYCCDSYLFYQVKREDLQGKQILATNEKYYIADHGIREAVYGGNMRDINLVLENIVYLELLRRGYKVTVGKVGEKEIDFVCDRRGEKLYIQVAYLLADESTVKREFGVYDSIRDNFPKYVVTMDELDMSRNGIKHRNIRDFLMESEWD
- a CDS encoding recombinase family protein — its product is MGNLYGYIRVSTREQNGDRQILALKELFIPEKNLFMDTRRGKDLMGTFLSDIVLQVLSLVAENERINIRQRQAEGIAAAKARGIRFGRPPAPLPENFHHLYHQWKNGKITGKTAAKLCGMPLSTFRYRAEIYEKNNFL
- a CDS encoding transposase yields the protein MKKTIFCKQMFYKNTYLLYQLQEVIFYDGKAKWTNPDGNLRHRFYNSRGSSSETDKNCVNFDFMYEKTVPYYSHVGRRSIAPVVLMKMLLIGYLYGIKPDRRLEEEVSLNLAYRWFCGIDLMDRVLDHSTFSQNSRRRFQEAGIFREIFNKIVLKCIDLGIVSGEIGVADGSFLPTDPGTAAMRQLRQSNAPL
- a CDS encoding sugar phosphate isomerase/epimerase family protein yields the protein MKLSTSTNIVFERPDKSIMPMEDMMEMAFAAGFDTFDISFYDWSLPHSPFLTDGWERWLAGIERKKDELGVTFGQCHAYTYNFCAEMTESERRRHEELTERSVYCCAALGSRLCVTHPETDFDSPALVQSSKEKNIAYFRELLRKTEQYHMAFAVENMCDYAIAPRRKYGVTPEELVDFVTDFGDERMGICWDFEHADIMKQDQRKSLLYIGKHLKATHVSDTHSMTDPDLMHVLPLFGTVDWKTAVETLKEIGYEGYFSFEVNNYGNYFPDRLLPTALKLAYEVGEYLMGL